A window of Exiguobacterium sp. Helios genomic DNA:
TGCTCTTCCAGAGATTGGGGGCATTGTTCACACGCACTCACCGTGGGCGACGAGCTGGGCCCAAGCAAAACGATCGATTCCTGCTTTTGGGACGACGCATGCTGATTACTTCTATGGAGAAATTCCTTGTACGCGGGAGTTATCAGATGAAGAAATCGAGGCAGCTTATGAGTTAGAGACGGGACATGTCATTATTGAAACATTGAGCGAACTCCACTTAGAAGCCGTTGCTGTACCTGGTGTGCTTGTCGCCAATCATGCTCCCTTCTGTTGGGGAAAGGATGCGGATGAAGCAGTGCATAATGCCGTCGTACTTGAAGAAGTAGCAAAGATGGGAATCCATGCCTTGAACTTGAATCCGAA
This region includes:
- the araD gene encoding L-ribulose-5-phosphate 4-epimerase; its protein translation is MVSRQLKEEVLKANLALPQHDLVTFTWGNVSGIDRNTGLVVIKPSGVPYEQLTIEDLVVVDLEGNIVEGELRPSSDTPTHLALYRALPEIGGIVHTHSPWATSWAQAKRSIPAFGTTHADYFYGEIPCTRELSDEEIEAAYELETGHVIIETLSELHLEAVAVPGVLVANHAPFCWGKDADEAVHNAVVLEEVAKMGIHALNLNPNLTPIKQSILDKHYLRKHGANAYYGQK